The Pan paniscus chromosome 1, NHGRI_mPanPan1-v2.0_pri, whole genome shotgun sequence genome has a segment encoding these proteins:
- the DDOST gene encoding dolichyl-diphosphooligosaccharide--protein glycosyltransferase 48 kDa subunit yields the protein MGYFRCAGAGSFGRRRKMEPSTAARAWALFWLLLPLLGAVCASGPRTLVLLDNLNVRETHSLFFRSLKDRGFELTFKTADDPSLSLIKYGEFLYDNLIIFSPSVEDFGGNINVETISAFIDGGGSVLVAASSDIGDPLRELGSECGIEFDEEKTAVIDHHNYDISDLGQHTLIVADTENLLKAPTIVGKSSLNPILFRGVGMVADPDNPLVLDILTGSSTSYSFFPDKPITQYPHAVGKNTLLIAGLQARNNARVIFSGSLDFFSDSFFNSAVQKAAPGSQRYSQTGNYELAVALSRWVFKEEGVLRVGPVSHHRVGETAPPNAYTVTDLVEYSIVIQQLSNGKWVPFDGDDIQLEFVRIDPFVRTFLKKKGGKYSVQFKLPDVYGVFQFKVDYNRLGYTHLYSSTQVSVRPLQHTQYERFIPSAYPYYASAFSMMLGLFIFSIVFLHMKEKEKSD from the exons ATGGGGTACTTCCGGTGTGCAGGTGCTGGGTCCTTcggcaggaggaggaagatggaGCCCAGCACCGCGGCCCGGGCTTGGGCCCTCTTTTGGTTGCTGCTGCCCTTGCTTGGCGCGGTTTGCGCCAGCGGACCCCGCACCTTAGTGCTGCTGGACAACCTCAACGTGCGGGAGACTCATTCGCTTTTCTTCCGGAGCCTGAAGG ACCGGGGCTTTGAGCTCACATTCAAGACCGCTGATGACCCCAGCCTGTCTCTCATAAAGTATGGGGAATTCCTCTATGACAATCtcatcattttctccccttcggtAGAAG attttggaggcaacatcaACGTGGAGACCATCAGTGCCTTTATTGACGGTGGAGGCAGTGTGCTGGTAGCTGCCAGCTCCGACATTG GTGACCCTCTTCGAGAGCTGGGCAGTGAGTGCGGGATTGAGTTTGACGAGGAGAAAACGGCTGTCATTGACCATCACAACTATGACATCTCAGACCTTGGCCAG CATACGCTCATCGTGGCTGACACTGAAAACCTGCTGAAGGCCCCAACCATCGTTGGGAAATCATCTCTAAATCCCATCCTCTTTCGAGGTGttgg GATGGTGGCCGATCCTGATAACCCTTTGGTGCTGGACATCCTGACGGGCTCTTCCACCTCTTACTCCTTCTTCCCGGACAAGCCTATCACCCAG TATCCACATGCGGTGGGGAAGAATACCCTCCTCATTGCTGGGCTCCAGGCCAGGAACAATGCCCGCGTCATCTTCAGCGGCTCCCTCGACTTCTTCAGCGACTCCTTCTTCAACTCAGCAGTGCAGAAGGCGGCGCCTGGCTCCCAGAG GTATTCCCAGACAGGCAACTATGAACTAGCTGTGGCTCTCTCCCGCTGGGTGTTCAAGGAGGAGGGTGTCCTCCGTGTGGGGCCTGTGTCCCATCATCGGGTGGGCGAGACAGCCCCACCCAATGCCTACACTGTCACTGACCTAGTG GAGTATAGCATCGTGATCCAGCAGCTCTCAAATGGCAAATGGGTCCCCTTTGATGGCGATGACATTCAGCTGGAGTTTGTCCGCATTGATCCTTTTGTGAGGACCTTCCTGAAGAAGAAAG GTGGCAAATACAGTGTTCAGTTCAAGTTGCCCGACGTGTATGGTGTATTCCAGTTTAAAGTGGATTACAACCGGCTAGGCTACACACACCTGTACTCTTCCACTCAG GTATCCGTGCGGCCACTCCAGCACACGCAGTATGAGCGCTTCATCCCCTCAGCCTACCCCTACTACGCCAGCGCCTTCTCCATGATGCTGGGGCTCTTCATCTTCAGCATCGTCTTCTTGCAcatgaaggagaaggagaagtccGACTGA